Sequence from the Caballeronia sp. SL2Y3 genome:
AGGCCGTCGATCAACGCGACCTTGTCTGCGGTCTCGACCCATTTCGCTTCGATCTGCAAGCCGTCGCGCGGCGCGACTTCCTGCACGATCAACCGTTCGCTGTAATCGCGCGTCATTGAACGGCTCCTTCGGCGCGCAGCCGTTGCACGTCGCTTTCGTCGAAGCCGAGGGAAGCCAGCACGCTTTGCGTGTGCTCGCCGAGAGCCGGGCCCGGCCAGCGCACTTCGCCCGGCGAGTCGGAGAGCTTCGGCACGATGCCCGGCATCTTCACCGATGCGCCGCCCGGCAAGCTCGCCTGCAACAGCATGTCGCGCGCCTGATAATGCGCGTCGCCGATGATGTCCGCGACCGAATAGATGCGGCCGGACGGCACGTCCGCGTCTGCGAGCGCGGCCAGCACGTCGTTCATCGCGTGATGCGATGTCCACGCGCCGATCGCTTCATCGAGCATCGCGCTTTGGCGCACGCGGCCATCGTTATGAGCGAGCGCGGGATCGTCGGCGAGATCCGGGCGGCCGATGACGTTCATCAGGCGCTTGTAGATGGGATCGCTGTTGCCCGCGATCACCACGAAGCCGCCGTCTTCCGTGCGGTACGTGTTCGACGGCGCGATACCCGGCAACGCACCGCCGCTACGCTCGCGCACGTGTCCGAGCAAGTCGTACTCGGGAACCAGGCTCTCCATCAGATTGAACACGCTTTCGACGAGCGATACATCGACGACCTGCCCGTCGCCCTGCCCCGTCTTCACGCGCAGCAGCGACATCAACGCGCCGATCACGCCATGAAGGGACGCGAGCGAATCGCCCAGACTGATGCCGACGCGCGCCGGCGTGCCGTCCGCGTCGCCGGTTGTATACCGAATGCCACCCATCGCCTCGCCGATCGCGCCGAAGCCCGGACGATCACGGTATGGACCGGTCTGTCCATAGCCGGAGATGCGAACCATCGTGAGTTTCGGGTTTATTGCATGCAAAACGTCCCAGCCGAGCCCGAGTTTCTCGAGCGCGCCCGGCCGCATGTTTTCGATGACGATGTCCGCATCGGCGGCGAGACGCTTGATGACGTCCGCTCCATCGGGCGATTTGAGATTCACGCAGACCGACTTCTTGTTGCGCGACTGGAGATACCACCAGAGCGACGTGCCCTCGTGAAGTTTTCGCCACTTGCGAAGCGGATCCCCGCCATTGGGCGCCTCGATTTTGATGACTTCCGCGCCGAACTCGGCCAGCATGCGCGCGGCAAACGGTGCGGCAATCAGCGTGCCGATCTCGATGACGCGAATGCCCGTAAGCGGTCCGCTCATTTGCTTGTCTCCGTGAATGTGTCGTTGAAGACGAGCTTATGGGCGGCGCACGCACCGCGTCCAACCGCATTTCGGCAAGCACCGTTCGTCAAACGCGAACGCTCGGCGATCAGCGATCAGCGATTAGCGATCAGCGATCAGCGATCAGCGCTGGGCGGCTTCTATCGAACGAAGATGGTCGTACAGCAGCCGGCTTACCGGGGAGAGCGCCGCGGCATCGCGCACGACGATGATGAGACTGCGCGCGGCCCACGCTTCGTCCAGCGGAACGGCCGCGAGTCCGAGTTGCCGCCCCATCGACTCGAACACTGCGAGCGGCAGCACGCCGACGCCCATGCCCGCCTGCACCATGCGGCACACGGCATCGAAGCCGGGCACGTGAATGCGCAGCCGCAGCGGCTTGCCCGCCTGCCGCGCGGCGAGGTGCGTGCGCGCGTTGATGGAACTGGCCGAATGCAGGCCGATGTGATCGAAGTCGAGCGTATCGGCGAAGGACACGCGCTCGCGCCTCGCGAGCGGATGATCGCCGGGCGTGACGATAATCAGCCGGTCATGTCGATAATGCGTGCTTTCGAGGCCGCGCGTATCGGCATCGCCCGAACAGATGCCGAGATCCACGAGGCTGTCCAGCACGCCATCCACGATGCCGCCGCTCGGACGTTCCTCGAGATCGATCTTGATCTGTCCGTGCGCGGCGGAGAATGCGCGCAGATCTTCCGGCAGGAACTCCACGATGGCCGAGAGGTTCGCCATCATGCGCACGTAGCCGCGCACGCCGCTCGCATGCTCGGCCAGTTCGATGCCGATGTTCTCGACATCGCGCAGCACGCGGCGGGCGTGATGCAGCAGCGTCTCGCCGGCGGGCGTCAGCGCCATGCCGCGCGCCTTGCGTTCGAAGAGCGCGGCGCCGACGGCCTGCTCGAGTTCCAGCAGCCGCTTGCTGGCCGCCGACACCGCGATGGCCTCGCGATCCGCCGCACGCGTGAGCGTGCCTTCCTCGAAGACCGCGACGAAGAGCTGAAGTGTCGTGAGGTCGAGACGCCGCAGCAGGTTCTTGAGCGCCATGTCAGTTCAGCGCGCGTATTTGAACGTTCCCTGCGCGCTCGCGATCATCAAACGATCGTCGACCCACGCCTCGCCGCGCGCAAAGTACACAGAGCGCCCCTTGCGTTCGAGAAAGCCTTTGGCCACGACCTTGTCGCCGATGCCGCGATCGAGGTAATTGACCGTGAGCGAAAGCGTGAAGCCGTGAATGGGCGTGGATGCCGTCGTGAAGAGACCGGTGTAGCCGCAGGCGGCATCCAGCAGCGTCGCGATTGCTCCGCCCTGCAAGATGCGCTGACGGTTGAGATGGCCTGCATGTATCGGCATCGTGAATTCGGCGTAGCCGTCGCGCCACGCGGTCAGTGTCGCGCCGAGTGCTTCGAGGAAAGGATTGTCGAGATCCAGATTCGCCAACTGTGCGCCTCCCTGCGTCAGTGCTTCTTCGTCGCGTCGACTTTTGAGCTTGGGAGGATTGTGCCATCGCAGGGCCGCGCCTGCGCGCGCCGGCCCCGGCACCGGCGAAGACGACGCAGGTTCAGCGCAGACGAGGTTTGAGGTGAAGCGCGATGAGCGTCAGCGTGGCGAGCTTGGTCACGCATTCCACGGCCGACAGAATGCCGAGCCACGGCGCATGCGCGAACTCGCCGGGCAGTTCGGGTGCAATGGCGAGCACGCTCGTGACGCACACGAACAACAGCAGATAGCCCGCGAAGCGCCGCCCGCGCAGCGCAAGCCCCGCGATCAGCATCAGGAGCGCCTTCGCGGTCAGCACGGCGGCGATCTGTTGACCGCGGCTGTCGGCGTCGATTTCCCACGGCACTTCGAAGAGCGACCACGCGACCATCACGCACGTCGAGGCCGCCAGCGCCCGGCGCAGGCGATCCGCTGCGTTGCGCGCGTCGACAAACGACCGCCCGCGCGCAGGCGAGTCGATGCGATGCGCACCGTCGTCGATTTCCGACGCGACAGTGGAAAGGGAACGCGGCAATCGCGGCTCGACTGCCGCGTGTTCATCGACGTTCATTATACGGCGCTCCAGCGACGCGAAAGAGACGCGCAAAAGGCGCGGCGAGAAATATATGCAGGCACTTTCTGCATGCGCCAGAGTAGGCGTTTAGAAAGAAAACGCATTCGAGCGACGCAACATTCTCTTCGTGCGTCGGCGCAATGCCTTCAAATCGTTGGAATGTGGCGAACCGACCGCGACGACTACGCGCCTTTACGATACGCAAATCCGCCGTGCAGCGCGAATTGCCTTTGTCTATCGGTATTCGCTGCGCGCCCAACCTCTAAATGCCGAATTGCCGCGCAACGAATGACGGTGCAAAACGCCTAGTTATATCCGCGAACCACGCAGGACTTTTGTTCCTCTTCTGTTTTTTCTCCCGCGAAACGGCCGCATACGTCGGCAACATATTCCGGTTCGGCGCACACCTGGCTGGAGCGGTGAGAAGCCGTTGCAGTCGATTCGCCCGGTGCCTGCCGATCGTCCATCCATTCTGCAAAATGCGCGTGTTGCGTATTCGATCGAGCATCCATCTTTTGCCTCCTGTTTTCACTCGAATAATCGAGACATATTCAGGATGCACTTCCTCGGGCCAACTGGCCCTAGTGGATTTCATCGATAGACGCGAGGAAGGACGGTGTCGATCATTTAAAGAGTGCCGCTTGTATGAAACCGCATCGCCTAAACGACGTTTTTCTCCACGATAGGCCGGCCTTCCACGACACGCGCCCAACCGAGCGGCGATAGATCGAGTGTCGTATAGCCGCCGTTCAGAATCAGTTCGCTGACGCCGCGCCCGGTTGCCGGACCGTGCTGCAAGCCGTGTCCGCTAAAGCCGCTTGCAAAGATGCAATTGTCGATGGCCGGATGAAAGCCGATTATCGCGTTCTGATCCAGCACGTTGTATTCGTAGTAACCGGACCAGCAGTGCTCGACCCTCAACGCCTCGAATTGCGGCACCCGATGCGCAAGCGTCGGCCAGATCACGTCGTCGAAAAGCGCGTGGTCCACTTCGTCGAGCGGAAGGTCATCGGGGTCGTTATCCGCCGATGGCGACGTTCCGCAGATGTACGTGCGCCCTTCCGGACGAAAGTAGACGCCGGTCGGGTCGATCAGCAGCGGACAGGCGTCGAGCTTCGCCGGCGACGACACATTGAAGATGCTGCGTCGCCGCGCGTGTATCGGAAGCTCGATGCCGAGCATCGCCGCAATGGCACGCGACCAGGCGCCCGCCGCATTCACGACTACATCGCAGGAATACGCTTCGCCGTTCGATGCGCGCACGCGCGTCGCGCGCCGCCCTTCACGTTCGATGCCGGTCACGTCCGCCGTCACGTAACGGGCGCCCAACGACTGCGCCTTGCGTCGCAACGCCTGCACGAGGCCGTAGCCGTCGAACCAGCCTTCGCCACGCTCGCCGAATGCGCCCGCGGCCAAATCGTCCGTATTGAGCCACGGAAAGCGCGCCCGCAACCGGTCCGGATCGAGCAGCGTGATGTCGGCGCCGAGCGCGCGTTGCATCGCGTGATTCTCGCGCAACGTGTCTTCGCCGCGCGGCGTCGCGAGAAAGAGATAACCGCCTTCGTGTAAGTCGATGGACGGCCGCTCGCCGTTCACTTCGAGCCGCTCGCCGATCTCGCGCAGGAACTCGATGCCGAACAGCGACATGCGCACGGAGAGCGGCGTCGAGAACTGCTGGCGGATCGATGCCGCCGACAACGCAGAGGACGAGCGCGCGTAGGTCGGATCGCGCTCGATCACCGTGACCTGCACGTCCGGGTCCGATGCCCGCAAGAAATACGCGACCGAACTCCCGATCACGCCGCCACCGACGATCACTACCTGTTGAGTCACGCCGCCCCCGTCGCAGTCGTTTGCGCTGAACGCTTCAGCCTAGATTGAAGTCGATGCCCTGCGCGAGCGGCAATTCGGACGAGTAATTGATCGTGTTGGTCGCGCGGCGCATGTAGGCCTTCCACGCGTCCGAGCCCGATTCGCGCCCGCCGCCCGTTTCCTTTTCGCCGCCGAACGCACCGCCGATTTCCGCGCCGCTCGGCCCGATGTTCACATTCGCGATGCCGCAGTCGCTGCCCGATGCGGACAGGAATCGCTCGGCTTCGCGCAGGTCCGTGGTGAACGCACACGACGACAAGCCGTGCACGGCCGCGTTGTTCATCGCGATGGCTTCGTCGAAATCGCGGTAGCGCATCACATAGAGAATCGGCGCGAAGGTTTCCTTTAGGACAACTTCGGTTTGCGCGGGCATCTCGACGAGCGCGGGGCGCACGTAGTAGCCGTTCTCGCAGCCTTCGACCGTCACGCGCTCGCCGCCGAAGACCTTGCCGCCTTCGCCCTTCGCCTGTTCCAGCGCGTCCTGCATGCGCGCGAACGACTGCACGTCGATGAGCGGGCCCATCAACACGCCGTCGTTCAACGGATTGCCGATGGGCACTTTCGCGTACAGGTCTTTGAGGCGCGCGACGGTGTCATCGTAGATGCTGTCGTGAACGAAGAGACGCCGCAGCGACGTGCACCGCTGGCCCGCCGTGCCGACCGCCGAGAACAGAATGCCGCGCAGCGCGAGATCGCGGTTAGCCGTCTGCGAGACGATGCCCGCGTTATTGCCGCCGAGTTCGAGAATCGAGCGGCCGAAGCGGCGCGCGACCTCGACGCCCACCGCGCGGCCCATCTCCGTGCTGCCCGTCGCGCTGACGATATCCGAGCGCTTGTCCGCGACGAGCTGCGTGCCGATGTCACGGTCGCCGATCACGACCGCTGCGAGTCCCGGCGGCGCGCTGCCGAATTCGTCGAGCGCTTCGCGGAAGATGCGATCGACGGCGAGAGCGGTCAGCGGCGTTTTCTCCGACGGCTTCCAGACGACCGCATTGCCACACACGAGCGCAAGCGCCGCATTCCACGACCAGACCGCGACCGGAAAATTGAACGCGGAAATGACGGTGCATACGCCGAAGGGATGCCACGTCTCCGCCATGCGATGCCCCGGTCTTTCCGATGCGATCGTCAGGCCGTAAAGCTGCCGCGACAGACCGACGGCGAAATCGCAGATGTCGATCATTTCCTGCACTTCGCCGAGTCCTTCCTGCAGGATCTTGCCTGCTTCGAGCGAGACGAGCCGCCCAAGCGCGGTCTTCTTCTCGCGCAGGCGATTGCCGAGCAGCCGCACGAGTTCGCCGCGCCGCGGCGCGGGCACGTTGCGCCACTGAGCGAACGCCGTGCGCGCCTGAGCGAGCGTCGCGTCGACGTGGGCGGCGGTGTGGCGCTTCACGCGCCCGATGACCTGCCCCGTGATCGGCGACGTGACAGCGAGATCGCCGTCCTCGACGAGGCCTGCAATGCCGAGGTCGGAAAGAATCGATTGTGCGTCCACGGTGGAATCCTCTCAGTGCTGCTGCGTTGAATGGTGCGCCGACGTGTTTCTGATCAGAAACTTCGCGCGGTTGCGAGAGACTATACGCGCGGATGCCTCGCGTCACAATGCCGCCAATATACGGGTTCTCCCGAGGCGCGCCCGGCGAGCCAACGGTGCCGTCGGCGGCAGTCGCGATGTTATTATCGGAAACAAAATTTCCTGGCATCGTAATGACGACCCTTCCGACCCGCCAAGCGCCCGAGCAGTCCGCAGCCGATCTCGGCCGCCGCGTCAGACAGGCGCGCGTGGCACAGGACATGACGCTGGAGACGGCGAGCCGCTTGTGCGGCGTGTCGCGCTCGGCGCTTTCGAAGATCGAGAACGGGCTGATGTCGCCCACGTTCGATGTGCTCCAGAAGATCGTGCGCGGCTTGCAGATCGATCTGGGCGAACTCTTCGGCAACACGAGCGCGCCGAGCGCGAGCGGACGGCGCGCGCTCACGCGCCGCGATCAGGGCCAGCGTCACGCGTATCGCGGCTATCAGATGGAACTGCTCGCCACCGATCTCGCGCACAAGGCGATGCTGCCGTTTCGCATCCGCATTTCCGCGCACACGCTCGACGCCTTCGACGATTGGGGCCGTCACGAAGGCGAGGAATTTCTGTATGTGATCAGCGGCAGCGTCTGCCTGTACTCGGAACTCTACGCGCCGACGCATCTCAACGCCGGCGACAGCATCTACTTCGACAGCCGCACCGGGCACGCGGCCATCTCCATGAGCGAAGAAGACGCCGAAGTGCTGTGGATGGCCACCGGAGGCGGCGTGCCTGTGGCCCCGGCGTCCGCACCGGATGATCAGTGAGACGCGACGCCCTTTTCGCGTAGTTGAAGCCGCATCGGCATGTCGCTCGGCACCATCGTGAAGGCGCAGACCTCGTGGATGTTCGCCGGATCGGTCGCCAGCCGCGCGACGAAGTTCGCCGTCAGCATCGACACGACAAGCCGCATTTCCACCGACGCGAGATGCCGCCCCGGACACACGCGCGGCCCGGCGCCGAATTGCATCCAGGCGCGGGGTTCATGCGTCGGCGCGTCCGAGTCTGCTTCTCGCCGACGATCGCGCAGCCACCGCTGCGGGTCGTAGCGCGCGGCATCGGCGAAATGGCGCGCATCGAGCATGGCCGGGCGATTCAGCATGAACATCTTCGTGCCCGCCGGCAAGCGCACGCCGGACAACTGCACGTCTTCCAGCGGCTCGAACGACAAATACGGCGCGACCGGATGCAGACGGCCCGCCTCGGTGCAGACGGCTTCGCACGAATCGAGCGCGCGCATGGCGTCATAGGTCGGGCACACAGGCGCGTCGCCGAGCGCGTGGCGAGCATCGGCGGCCACGCGGGCTTGAAGCGCATCGTCGGTTCCGAGAAACAGCAGCGCCCAGGCAATCGACGTCGCCGTCGTGTCTTCGCCCGCCACCAGTAGCGTCATCACGTTGGCTGCGACGTCGTCGTCGGTGAGGTCGGCGCCGGGCGCGTCGCGCAGGGCCAGCATCGCTTCGAGCAGATTGCGCGGCTCGCTTTGCGCCTGCATGCGTGCGCGCGCACGGGCCATGAGCGCGCGAATATAGCGGTGCACTTCGGCCATCGCGTGTTCGAATCGACGGTCGCGCGGCATCTTCACATAGCGCCAGTATGCGAACGGCGCATTCACGCGCGACATGAGCATCGGCAGAAGATGCGCGAGATGCTGCTGGATGAGGTCGCCTTCGCGTTCCAGCGTGTTCGGGTCCTCGCCGAACGCGAGCGCGCTCGTCGCATCGACGGTGAAGCGCTTCAGGTCCGCGATCATATCGACGACGCTGCCCGAGCGCGCCGCCGCTTCCCAGCGCCGCCGCAGCCGGTCGGTGATGGCCGCGAGCGTCGGATAGAACGCCTTGATGTGCGGAATGGAGAGCGCCTGCATGACGAGGCGGCGTTGCGGTAGCCAGGCCGCGCCTTCGACCGAAAACAGCCCGTTGCAGCCGAACTCCTTCAGCACGGATTCGATCGGCTCGTAACGCCGGTAGCGATGTGGCCGCTCGCGCATCACGGCATGGCTCAGTTCGATGTCCGACCACACCGTGACCGGCGTGCGGCCGAGCCGGAACACGTACGGCGTGCCGAGTTCCTCGGCCCAGCGTTCGAGCGTCAGATGATGCGTCGCAGGCGGCAGCTGATGCAGATTGCCGATGAGCGGCAGACCGCGCGGCGACGGCAAGTCGTGGACTTCACGCGCGGGAGCGATGGCGGTCGCGGCTGACATGATCGGCCTCGTAAGGGGCTTGATCTGCAAAGGATAGTGCAGGGTGGGCGGGAGGGCGTCAGCGGGCGTTCACTGGCCGGTCATCTGCCTGCTATTGAAGACGCGGTTTCTGCGTGTGTATTCCCCTCTTAACTCAGCGGAGGCGCAGTGGCTCGACCGTTAGTTGCTTCTCGCCGTGGACTTCATTGAAGCCCTTTTCAATCTCCACTACAGTTCGCCATCCACGCTTTTTCACATCGACGCACGCGCTCCCCCGCGCATTCACCGAGAGACCGACGCATGGCGCACGACACATCCTTTTCCGCATCGCTCGATGCGGGCCTGAGCGGCGCGACCCGCGTGTATTTCATCGTCGGCGATCCGATCGCGCAGGTGCGCTCGCCCTCCGGCGTCACGGCGGCGATGCGCGCGGCTGGCCGCGACGCGATCGTCGTTCCCGCGCACGTCGCGCCGGCCGATCTCGACGCCTTCTTCGCCGGCGTGACGCCGATGCAGAACGTCGACGGCATCATCATCACGGTGCCGCACAAGTTCAGCGCCGTACGCTACTGCCGCACGCTCACCGGCGAGTCGACGTTCCTGGGCGCGACCAACATGCTCCGACGCAACGCCGACGGCACGTGGCACGGCGGCATGTCCGACGGCGTCGGCATGGTCGCCGCGCTCGCGGACGCAGGCTGTGCGCCGGCTGGTAAGCGCGCGCTGTTGATCGGCGCGGGCGGCGCGGGCTCGGCCATTGGTCAGGCGCTGATCGAGGCCGGCGTCGCGTCGCTCGCCGTCCGTGATTTCGATGCAGCGCGCACCGGCGCGCTCGTCTCGCGGCTCGCATCGCTCGGACGCGGCGCCGTCAGCATCGCCGATGACGGCGACGCGCCGGCACACGACATCGTGGTGAACGCGTCGCCGGCCGGCATGCGCGCAGGCGATCCGCTGCCTTTCGACGTATCGCGCCTGCCTGCGACGACGTTCGTCGGCGATGTCGTGACCAAGCCGCCCATCACGCCGTTCATCGAAGCCGCCCGGACTCGCGGCTGTCCGACCGTCACGGGCACGCAGATGTTCGGCCGCGTCTGCGACGCCATCGTCGATTTCCTGCTGCGCGATTGAATCGGCGGCTGGCGGAATCGGAGACGTCTGGTTCAAATAGGCCCGGCGCTGCTGCACCATACCGCGGCGCGCGCGCCTCCCTCAGCCGCGCATGCCGGCCGCCGCCGAAACATCGGCTCGCCGCCCTTTCGGGCGGTATTTTTTTGTCCGATGCTTCGCGGCTCTTGCGGCATAGACGCTCGACGTCGAACGGAGGGTTCTCAGAAGGTCAATGAAGGCTGCAATGAAATCGTATCAACGCATGGTCAAATGCCCGGCGCTGGCTGGCGTCGCCGTCGTCGTCGCATGCGCGCTGCTCGCGGCGTGCGCAACCGGTCCGGGCGCGTCCGGCGCGCTTCCCGCCGACGCCCGGCTCGCCAACGGGCGCATCGCGGACAAGCAATACCTGACCACGGTCACGACGAGCGCGGCATCGTCATCGGGGCCGGCGGTGAGCGTCGGCGGCGGCGGCGTGGGCGGCAGCGGCTGGAGCGGCATCGGCGCGGGCGCGGGACTGAGCTTCGATCTCACGAGCCTCTTCGACAAGGCTCCGGAACAGACCGCGAAGGTGTATCGCTACGGCGTGCAGACCCGCGACGGCGCGAAGCGGGAAATCGACAGCACGCTCGACGTGCAACCCGGCGCATGCGTCACGACGATCGATTCGGCGCAGCCCGGCTATCCGCGTCTGATGCCGTCGAACGAGTGCTGATTCGCTCGAAGCGCATCCAGCTTTCGCGACGGACACCGCTAAGAATGCGCGGATCGCGATAATCCCGCCAACGCGAAACGCAGTGCTTCCAAATGCCGGTTGAGTCGGCCATCCGGCCTTGCGATACTCACCTGCATTCAGTTGTCTCCTCACGCGTCCGTTCCCCCGTTCGGGACAGTCTCGCAACGGACGCGCTCTCGCCGCCTACCCCGGGCGGCTTTTTTTTGCCCGGCCCAACGAAAACGGGCGGCGTTCACCGAACGCCGCCCGCCTGTCCCGACGCCGTTTCCGGCGACGCTTATCGCTTACCGCTTACCGCTTACCGCTTATCGCTTATTGCGGCTCATACCACGAGTACGTGGGCAGCGCGCTGACCGGCGCGCCGATCTGGAAAGTGATATCGCGATGCGAGGTCAGCACGATATCGCGCGGGTCGCCCAGGTAACGCCGGGAGTCGCCGTTATCGTTGATGTAGACCACGACGTTGCCCTGGATGCCCGCGACGTTCGTCGTGGTCAGCGGCTGGCCCCAGATGTCGAACAACTGCCCGAGCGTGTAGGTCTTCACGTTCGGCGTTTCGATATGGACGATGCCGGTCTGGTCATGCGTGTGCATCTCGTAGTTGCAGCTTCCCGGAATGCCGATCTGCTTCGGGAATTGCAGCCACTGACCGTCCCTGATGATCGCGACGTGCGCGTGGACGTGGAACGTCTCGGCCATGCCCGCAGCGCAGGTGACGCCGTCGATCGGTGCGCCCGTCGCCGTGCCGCCCGCCGGCCACGCGGCCGTATCGCCGACTACGCCGCCATAGGTCAGCGTGACCGGAGTGTTGTTGAACGCGGGCGGATCGATCCACGTGTAGGTCGGGATCTGCGCAGGCGGCGTGCCGATGGCAAGCGTCACTTCGCCGTGCTGCGGCAGGACGAGACTGGCGAGATCGCCCGTGTACTTCTGAAGCGCGCCGCCCGTGTTCACCCATGCGGTGACCGGCCCGCTGATACCCGCGACGTTCGTCGAGGAAAGCGGCTGCCCCCACACGGCGAAGAACTGGCCGAGCGTGTACGACGCATTGCTCGTTTCATCCATGCGGATCTTGCCGGTGTTGTCGTCGGTATGCACCGGATAGACGCAGCCGGTCTGCAACGCCATGGTCGGCGCGACAGTGCCGATACCCGCGGGCAGCGCCAGCAGCTTGCCGTTCTGATAGATGGACAGGTGCGAGTAGCTGTAGGTATTGCCCGCGACCGCGCAGTTCAGGCTGCTCACCTGCTGGCCCGTGCCGCCGCTCGCGGTCGAGCCGCTCGGCCATTGCGCCGTGCCAAGAGCCGTGCCGTCAACGACTTGCGTCGCAGCGGCGAGCGTCGGCGTCACGTTGGTGGAACCGGTCGAGCTGGCGCCGCTCGGCGCACTCGCGCCCGTCGGCGAGCTTGCGCCGGAACTCGTCGTCGTGGTCGTGCCCGTTCCGTTAGAACTGGTGCCGCCGCCACCGCCGCCGCAACCGGCAAGTAAAACCAACGCGGCTGCCGAAGCAAGGGCGCTAATCCACTGAGTATGTTTTCCTTCCATGTCTCAACTCCGCCTATCGTTAAATAAATTCGTTGCGGCATGCGTTTTCAGGCGCACAACGCTCCGCGATGACATGCGCATGCATGCCTTCTGCGTGAATCGAGCATCAACAAAACTTCGCGAACGACATGAAACCGGGCAAAACGCGTGTTTTGCTCGGAGGCGCTGGTCTCATGCGCGCAAGTTTTGCCTATATGGCTTTTGCATGCGGTCGAATAAGCCCGACACATGCACTGGCCACAGAATCACGCCCTGACGGGCGCTCTTGTAATGCTCAAGAGTTCTGAGCAATAGAGAAACGTGTACCTGCGAATGGGTAAATCGCTGGTGGAACGAAGCGTAACGTTCAAGCCTAATTGCCGCAAGTGAATTTGTCGGGCTAATGAATGTTCGTGGTTATCGCGCGGCAATTAGTCATTCAAATGACAAGACAAAAAGAATGCGGAAGACAAAACAAAGTATTAATCCGCAATGTCACGGCTAACGCTAATTGACACTCACTGGCGCCGCGTGAAAGCATCCACGCGCATTGCCTCATGCAACCGCCCCGCTCTCTATCGGAGTGCTCACATGATCTTTCACGCGTCCATTCCCGCCCGCGATCCGAAGCACGTCGCGCACGTGCTCGCGGAACTCTGGGACGGCTTCGCCGCGCCCTTCTCTCCGTTTCCCGATGCATGGATGGCCGTCGCGGGCGACGAGCGCGGCAGCATCATCGAGGTCTATCCGAGCGACCGGGTGATCACGCCCGGCGGCGGGCATGAGACAAGCGTGAGCTACGGCGCGGGAACGGTCGAGAGGCCGCAATACAGCGCGTTCCATATGGCCATCGCGACACAGCGCAGCGCCGCCGACGTGCTGGCGATCGGCGAGCGCGAGGGCTGGCGCGCCGTGCGTTGCACGCGCGGCGACCATTTCTTCGACGTGATCGAGTTCTGGATCGAGAACGCCACGATGCTCGAATTCCTCACGCCCGAGATGCAGGCCGAGTACCTGGCGTTCGCTACGCCCGAAAACTTCAGGGCGATGGCGGCAGCGGCAGCCGCAGCCGTCTGATTCAGCGGGCGGCGGCGGGCGCGTTACCGGTCACACGAATGGCGGGAAAGCGGTCAGTCGGCTTCGCGATCTCGTCTTGCGACGCCACGATCTCCAGTTCGTAGCGGCCCGCCTCGTAGGTGGCCCTCACCACGGCATTGACCGCCGCGAGCGTATGTTCGAGCGCGTTGCGCAACGAATCGCCGAGCAGCGTGCGCGCGACGAACACCGCGCTCGTCAGATCGCCGACGCCGACGGGCTGCCGCGCGAACGGATACAGCGGCCGCTGCGCGAACCATGCCTCGTTCGCGCTGACCGCGAGCATGTTGAACGTATCGGCGCGGCTGTTGCGATCCAGCAGATGCTTGACGAGCACGATGCGCGG
This genomic interval carries:
- a CDS encoding cytochrome P450, translating into MSAATAIAPAREVHDLPSPRGLPLIGNLHQLPPATHHLTLERWAEELGTPYVFRLGRTPVTVWSDIELSHAVMRERPHRYRRYEPIESVLKEFGCNGLFSVEGAAWLPQRRLVMQALSIPHIKAFYPTLAAITDRLRRRWEAAARSGSVVDMIADLKRFTVDATSALAFGEDPNTLEREGDLIQQHLAHLLPMLMSRVNAPFAYWRYVKMPRDRRFEHAMAEVHRYIRALMARARARMQAQSEPRNLLEAMLALRDAPGADLTDDDVAANVMTLLVAGEDTTATSIAWALLFLGTDDALQARVAADARHALGDAPVCPTYDAMRALDSCEAVCTEAGRLHPVAPYLSFEPLEDVQLSGVRLPAGTKMFMLNRPAMLDARHFADAARYDPQRWLRDRRREADSDAPTHEPRAWMQFGAGPRVCPGRHLASVEMRLVVSMLTANFVARLATDPANIHEVCAFTMVPSDMPMRLQLREKGVASH
- a CDS encoding shikimate dehydrogenase, with amino-acid sequence MAHDTSFSASLDAGLSGATRVYFIVGDPIAQVRSPSGVTAAMRAAGRDAIVVPAHVAPADLDAFFAGVTPMQNVDGIIITVPHKFSAVRYCRTLTGESTFLGATNMLRRNADGTWHGGMSDGVGMVAALADAGCAPAGKRALLIGAGGAGSAIGQALIEAGVASLAVRDFDAARTGALVSRLASLGRGAVSIADDGDAPAHDIVVNASPAGMRAGDPLPFDVSRLPATTFVGDVVTKPPITPFIEAARTRGCPTVTGTQMFGRVCDAIVDFLLRD